The segment GAGTCACGGCATCATCCAGATCAACTTCACCCTCTTCATTTTGCATCACTTTTGCAACAGCTGCAATGGCATCATTTCCTTTAACTTTTATAAGTCTAACTCCCTGAGTAGCTCTACCCATAACTCTTAAATTGTCCACACTCATCCTTATAGCCAAACCAGACCTGTTAATGATCATAAGATCATCACTATCTGTCACATTTTTTATAGCTACAAGTTCTCCTGTTTTTTCAGTTATAGATATAGTTTTAACACCCTTACCACCGCGGTTGGTAATCCTGTAATCCTCAAGTTTTGAACGCTTTCCATAGCCATTGGATGACACCACCAGTACATCGGCTTCCTGGTCATTTACTGCAATCATTCCTACCACCTCATCCTTATCATCGGCTAAAGTAATACCTCTTACTCCAGATGCGTTACGTCCCATTGGCCTTGTCTTGCTTTCCTCAAAACGTATGGCTTTACCACTTCTTATGGCCAGCATTACCTGGCTATTGCCTGTGGTAAGCTTTGCTTCAAGAAGTTCATCATCTTCACGAATGGTAATTGCATTGATCCCATTGATTCTTGGACGCGAATATTGCTCCAGAGAAGTTTTTTTCACCTGGCCTTTTTTTGTGGCCATAATAACATAGTGATTGTTGATATATTCCTCATCTTTGAGGTCCTGGGTACAAATGAAAGCTTTGACTTTGTCATCTGGCTCCAGGTTTATAAGGTTTTGAATTGCCCTGCCTTTTGAAGTTTTACTTCCTTCAGGAATTTCATAAACCCTCATCCAGAAACATTTTCCTTTTTGAGTAAAGAACAACATATACTGGTGATTTGTTCCTGCAAACAAGTGCTCAAGGAAATCTTCACTTCGAGTTGTAGAACCTTTTTGACCTACTCCTCCTCTATTCTGGGTTTTATATTCTGTAAGGGAAGTTCTTTTGATATACCCGGCATGGGAAATGGTAATAACCACCTGCTCATCGGGAATCATATCTTCTATACTTAGATCGCCACCTAAGCATATTCAATTATAGATCTTCTCTCATCTCCATATTTAGATTTGATCTCCAGAAGTTCTTCTTTTATAACTTCCATTCTTCGCTCTTTACGGGCAAGAATATCTTTTAAATCTTCTATCGTCTTAAGAAGTTCGTCATATTCTGCACGTAATTTATCCTGCTCAAGACTCAGTAAGCTGTCTCAATCGCATTTCTACAATCGCCTTAGCCTGCAGTTCTGAAAGTTGGAATCGTTCTATTAATTTCGTTCTTGCCTCATCAGCATTTGAAGAGGATCTAATCAAGGCTATTACTTCATCTATATTATCTGAAGCAATGATTAATCCCTCTAAGATATGTGCTCTTTCTTCAGCCTTACGTAATTCATACGTAGTTCTTCTTACCACTACATCATGCCTGTGCTCGACGAAGTGATAGATCATATCCTTAAGATTCAGCATCTCAGGTCGACCTTTTACAAGAGCTATATTATTAACACTGAAGCTTGTTTGAAGCGCAGTATGTTTATAAAGGGTGTTTAGAACAATATTTGGAATGGCATCCTTTTTAAGAATATAAACAATCCTCATCCCGTTTCTATCAGATTCATCTCTTATAGAAGCAATTCCATCTATCCTCTTCTCGTTTACCAGATCTGCCGTCTTTTTGATCATTTCGGCTTTGTTCACCTGGTAGGGAATTTCAGTTACAATTATTGACTCTCTGCCATTTACTTCCTCTAGTGAAGATTTAGCACGAACCATAATTCTTCCACGTCCTGTTTTAAAGGCCTCTCTTACTCCATCATATCCATAAATAGTACCACCTAGTTGGAAAATCGGGAGCTTTAATGTGAGTAATTAGTTCATCTATTTCTATATCGTTATTTTCAATATAGGCTACGGTGCCATCTATAACTTCAGAAAGATTATGTGGAGGCATATTGGTTGCCATACCAACGGCAATTCCACTGGCTCCGTTTACAAGCAGGTTTGGAACCCGGGTTGGCAGAACAGTTGGTTCTTCCAGGGTATCATCAAAATTTAATCTAAAGTCTACAGTCTCTTTGTCAATATCTGCCAGCATATCTTCTGCGATCTTACGCATTCTTGCCTCTGTGTATCGCATTGCAGCCGGACTATCGCCATCAACAGATCCAAAGTTACCCTGGCCATCAACAAGCATATAACGTAAGCTCCATTCCTGGGCCATACGAACCATAGTATCATAAACTGAAGTATCTCCGTGGGGATGGTATTTACCTAATACCTCTCCAACAATCCTGGCAGATTTTTTATGTGCAGTGTTGGAGCGTATTCCCAACTCATGCATTCCAAATAAGACTCTTCTATGCACTGGTTTTAAACCGTCACGAACATCAGGAAGAGCACGTGACACAATGACCGACATTGAATAATCAATGTAGGCCGATTTCATTTCATCTTCAATGTTGATAGGAATTAATTTTTCTCCTTCAGCCATATTTATTACTTTAATTTAGTTCAAAAATCTAACGTGCCAATTTACGCATTTTGCTGTTGTTATTAGGCGTAACTGCTGGTGTTTTGGCAAATTTTATTAACAAATATTTAGGCTGCCGTGGTTAATAAGTTACCTAACTTGAATTTTGATTATTAAAAGTTATTTTGTCAATTAGCTTACGACATATTAATAGGTACAGTTTTTGAACCTTTGAATATGATTTAAAAATTTAAGAGAAAGGAAATTAAGATGGATGATAATTTTTCACCCAAAGTCAAAGATGTCATAGCCTACAGTAAAGAGGAAGCTCTTAGGCTGGGTCATGACTTTATAGGAACTGAGCATTTGATGCTTGGCCTACTTAGAGACGGAGACGGTAAAGCTATAAATATATTGAACGCCCTGGATATCGATCTTAGCCATTTAAGGCGAAAAGTTGAAATTTTAAGTCCCGCTAATCCTGCTTCTGGTGCTATTTCTAATGAAAAGAAGAATTTGCATTTAACTCGGCAGGCAGAGCGAGCTTTAAAAACGACTTTCCTGGAAGCTAAACTTTTCCAAAGTTCATCTATAAATACAGCTCACCTACTGTTATGTATTCTCAGAAATGAGAACGACCCTACAACAAAACTCCTTAATAAGCTAAAAATTGATTATGATGGGGTTAAAGACCAATTCAAATACATGATCACTAACGAAGACGACTTTTTGGAAGCGCCGCGAGCTGAATCCTTTAGCGATGAAGACAGCAGTACAGATGATGCTACAAAAGATAATCCCTTTAGCAGCACTACTGGCAAAACCAATAAGAAGTCAAAAACTCCTGTTTTGGACAACTTTGGCCGGGATCTAACTGCAATGGCCGAAATTGATAAGCTTGACCCCGTTGTTGGTAGAGAAAAGGAAATTGAAAGGGTAAGCCAAATTCTTAGCAGACGAAAGAAAAACAACCCCTTACTTATTGGAGAACCGGGTGTAGGTAAATCTGCAATTGCAGAAGGACTTGCTTTAAGAATAGTAAAGCGTAAGGTGTCACGGATACTTTTTGATAAGCGTGTAGTTACATTAGATCTGGCAAGTCTTGTAGCTTAGTACAAAATATCGGGGCCAGTTTGAGGAAAGAATGAAGGCTGTAATGAATGAACTCGAAAAGAATGATGACATCATTTTATTTATTGATGAAATTCATACTATAGTTGGTGCTTATGGTGCCACAGGAAGCCTTGATGCGAGCAACATGTTCAAACTGGCTTTAGCCAGAGGAGAAATTCAATGTATTGGTGCTACAACCCTGGATGAATACAGGCAGTATATTGAAAAAGACGGGGCATTAGAGAGAAGATTTCAAAAGGTTATTGTAGAACCAACTTCTGTAGACGAGACCCTGGAGATCCTTAATAACATTAAGAATAAATATGAGGAGCACCACAACGTTTCTTACACCCCCGAAGCCATAGATGCCTGTGTTAAATTAACCAACAGGTATATGACCGACCGTTTTTTACCAGACAAGGCTATTGATGCTCTTGATGAAGCAGGTGCCCGGGTACATATTACGAACATTGAAGTGCCTAAGCAAATTCTTGACCTTGAACGCAAATTGGAAGAGGTTCGTGAGAGTAAAAATGCCGTTGTTAAAAAGCAGAAATATGAAGAAGCTGCCAAATTAAGGGATGATGAAAAGAATCTTGAAAAGCAGTTATCTGTAGCCCAGGAAAAATGGGAAGAAGAGTCTAAAAAGCATAAAGAGACAGTTACTGAAGACCACGTTGCTGATGTTGTATCTATGATGACAGGTGTGCTTAGTTAACAGAATAGCTCAAACTGAAATTAATAAGCTCGCAGAATTACCAAAGCGTATTAAAGGTAAAGTTATTGGCCAGGATGACGCTGTAAATAAAGTAGTAAAAGCAATTCAACGTAACCGCGCAGGACTTAAAGATCCTAATAAACCAATTGGATCATTTATCTTTTTGGGACAAACCTGATGTTGGTAAAACACAACTTGCAAAGATTCTTGCAAAAGAATTATTTGATAATGAAGACACACTCATTAGAATTGATATGAGTGAGTATATGGAAAAATTCGCAGTTTCGAGATTAATTGGAGCGCCTCCGGGATATATTGGATATGAAGAAGGTGGACAATTGACTGAAAAAGTGCGCAGAAAGCCTTATGCGGTTCTTTTACTGGACGAGGTTGAAAAAGCTCACCCCGATGTTTTTAATATGCTTCTACAAGTCCTGGACGATGGGTATTTGACAGACAGTTTGGGTAGAAAGATTGACTTTAGGAATACCATAATCATTATGACTTCTAATATAGGTTCCAGAAAACTTAAAGATTTTGGACAGGGAGTGGGATTTGGTACTGCGGCAAAACGATCTCAAATTGATGAAAACACCCGAAGCGTAATTGAAAGTGCACTTAAAAAAGCCTTTGCACCGGAATTCTTGAACAGAATTGATGATGTAGTTATTTTTAATTCTTTAGAAAGAGAGGATATTCACAAGATCATTGATATTGAGCTTAAGAAGTTATATGACAGGATTGGACTTATTGGATACCAATTAACCTTGAGCGATAAAGCCAAAGATTATATAGCTGAAAAAGGTTTTGATAAAGATTATGGTGCAAGACCTTTAAACAGGGCTATTCAAAAATATATTGAAGATGTTCTTGCTGAAGAAATTATTACTTCAAACCTAAGTGAAGGAGATAAGATCTTTATGGATTTAGATGAGCCCAATGAGAAGCTTTCAATTAGCATTGAGAAAGCTGCAAAAGAAACAGAGTCATAAATCTCTGTTTTAATATGATAATTTGTTAAATGCTTCCAGAGTAATTTGGAAGCATTTTTTTATTATTTAACTCATAAAAATTTTTATTCTTCTAATTTCTCAAGAACATTAATTACTACATTTGTTGCTCATGATTTCCCCTACAATCTTATGACTAAATCGATTATTCACCTGGACTTTGGAAAAGTTTGGTTTAGAGAAAATATTCTTATTGCCGAACTAAATGAAGGAATATTATTTGACGTTGATAACAACCGTCAACTTCTTGAAATAGGAAAAAATTTTTATGTAAATAAACCTTACGGTTATATCTCTCACAGGATCCATTCCTATGCTGTTAATCCAATGGTGTATCTGGAATCAGCCAATGTTGAAAACCTGAAGGCCATAGCTGTTGTTACTACGAACGACACCTGCAAAAAGAATACTTTACTTGAGCGGCAGTTCTATAAAGATGCTAATTCGTTTGAAGTCTTTGATACTTTAGACAATGCCTTTAACTGGATACAGCACAAAATTTAATCAAAAAGTAAGTCTTCCTTTATTTCGAAAGAGTCTATAAAGCTTTTAGCATTTTTTATGTGAACAGCCATTACCTGGTCTTCCATAATTAAAGGAACTCTTTTTCTAAAATCTCCAATTACCTTCTGAAGAATGGAGGATGTTCTTGAAGGCTCTCTAAAGTAAAGGGCCTGGGAAGCATTAAAAAGTTCTATTGAAAGAATGGTGGATAAGTTATCAAGTACCTTCAAAATTTTTGTAGCCCCATTTGCCCCCATGCTTACGTGATCCTCCTGCCCGTTTGAGGAAACTATAGAATCTGTACTGGATGGATTTGCATATAGTTTATTCTGGCTAACAATACTGGCAGCGGTATATTGTGGAATCATAAATCCACTGTTGAGGCCCGGATTTTCAACTAAAAAAGTAGGTAAACCCCTGAGACCTGATACCAGTTGGTAAATTCTTCTTTCAGAAATATTTCCTATTTCTGCCATAGCGATGGCGAGAAAATCCAATCCAAGGGCCAGGGACTGTCCGTGAAAATTCCCTCCGGAGATTATTTTATTGGCATCAATAAAGATATTGGGATTGTCAGAAACTGAATTAATTTCGGTTTTAAAAGTCTTTCGCACAAAGGATAAAGTGTCTTTTGTTGCACCATGTACCTGCGGGATACATCTAAACGAATAAGGATCCTGCACAGTTTCCTTTTCTTTGACAGCAATTTCACTTCCTGCCAGAAATTCTCTTAATCTTTCTGCTGTTTTGATTTGTCCCCTGTGCGGTCTAACCATATGTACCAGTTCATCAAATGGAGACATATTACAATCAAAGGCATCAATAGATATAGCTCCAACAAGGTCGGCGAGGTAACACAATTTATAGGCTTTCAATAAAGCATATACACCGTGAGCACTCATAAACTGGGTCCCGTTTAAGAGTGCCAAACCTTCTTTAGACCTCAGTTTTAAGGGTTCCCAGTTAAATTGCTTAAGAATTTCACCACCTTCAACAATTTTATCTTCAAAATAAACTTCCCCCTTTCCTATTAATGGTAAAGCCAGGTGCGCCAAAGGCGCCAGGTCACCTGAAGCTCCAAGAGAACCTTGTTCATAAATGACCGGGAGAATATCCCGGTTATAAAACTCAATTAATCTTTCTACTGTTTGAAGGGCAATACCCGAATGACCGTAGCTTAGAGATTGTATTTTTAAAAACAACATCAGTTTTATAATGGGTTTTGCCACAAGATCTCCTGTACCACAGGCGTGTGACATTACTAGATTTTCCTGAAGCTCTGTAAGATTTTCAGCAGAAATTTTTACGTTACATAAAGAGCCAAAACCTGTATTAATACCGTAGATTGGTTTCTCATTCTTTTTTACCTTTTCATCCAGATAATTCCGGGATTTCTCAATATTTGCCCGGGCTTCTTCACTTAATTCCAGCTTTTTATTTTCTTTGATAATGTTATAAATGATGTGCAGGTCTAAAACGTCTGAACTTATATAGTGATAGGGCTCCATTAAGGGGATATTTATTAGTTAATTCCAGGGTACAAAAACAGGATCTTCTGTTTCAAAATCTTAACCCAAAAGGTTTAATCTGTAAATTGGCCAATTAGAATTGATCATTTACATCATTAAACAAATGCAAAAATAAATTATAAATTTCCAAGTGAAAGCCCTTTAATTACCATTTTTAAACAAATCCTTATAAGCTTCTCCAAGAAAACGGGTAAGATCCCCGGCTACCATACTTTCAAAACCCATAGAGGCTGCAGCCAGATCTCCTGCCCTGCCATGTAAATAAGTTCCAAAGACGGCAGCAATAAGAGGTTCATATTTTTGAGAGATGAGCCCGGTAATAATTCCTGCCAACACGTCACCAGCTCCTGCCGTAGCCATCCCGGGGTTTCCTGTGTTATTTACATATAGATCGTCGCCAGATACAATTATAGTGTGTGCATCTTTAAGAACAAGTATTAGTTCGTGTTTCCTGGAAAATTCCTTAGCCTTTTTAATTTTATGAAAATCGTCTTTCCACTCCCCTATTAACCTTTCCAGTTCTTTAGGATGTGGAGTTAAAACTGAGCCCTTAGGAACATAATCAATTAATTTTTTATTTTTTGAAAGCATATTTAAACCATCAGCATCAATAACCAGAGGCTCCTTTAGCTTCTGAAGAAATTTTGCATAAGTTTCCAGGGTTTTTTCTGAAGTTCCTGCACCCATCCCGAAGCAAATTACGGAAGGCTGCATTTCTACCTGAATATTTTCGAGTTCTCTCTCGCCTGTATCTGTGATCACCATGGCCTCGGGAAGTACAGTTTGAAGGATTTCATAACCACAGGAGGGAGCATAAATTGTTACCATTCCTGCACTTAGCCTTCAAAGCCGCTGTAGCTGTAAGGGAAATGCTGCCTATTTTTCCGTAGCTACCTCCCATGATAAGGCTATGGCCGTAATCTCCTTTATGAGAAAACTGCTTTCTTGGTTTGTAAAGATTAACTGCTTCAGATTTATTGATGAGTTGTGCCGCTGCAGGAGCCGATGCGAGATACTCACTGTCCAGACCAATGTCGAGGACCTGGAAATCACCAACATATTCTGCAGTGCCGGGAAGAAAGAAAACTAGTTTTGGGGCCTGGAAAGTAAGAGTAAAATTTGAATAAATAATTGCATCGTCTTTACCCGGAGGTTTATTTGAAAATAAACCTGAAGGCATATCTATGGATAGAATAAAAGCTCCACTTTTATTAATATGCCTGATCAAAGTAGCCACCCAATCTTCTGCGGGCTTATTAAGACCAATTCCAAAAATAGCATCTATGACAAAATCTCCTTTAGCAATTTCAGGGAAATCATCTTCTCCCTTTAAAAGTATTGGCCATTTCTTGCTTATTTCCTGGAATCTATTATAATTCAGCAGGAAATCCGGAGAACGTCTGTTGGTGAAATTTACTACATACACTTTTACATTATATCCCTCCTTTAAAAGTAATCTCCCTAAAACCAATCCGTCACCGCCATTATTTCCTATTCCACAAAATATTTTTATTGGCAAAGGATTATTATTTAGTCTTTTATGTACTTCCTCATAAACTTTAGTAGCGGCCCGTTCCATGAGTTGTTCTGATGTTATTCCTTGCTTTTCTATTGTCACTTTATCAGCTTCAGCCAAATGCTTAACATCAAAAATTTTCATACGTTCTAGTTTTTCGGTTTCTTCAAATATAGGATATCCTGGGATCAGCCATTTCGGCACACTTATAATTTCTTTATAAATCTTCCTTAATTTACTTCTTAATCAGTCTGAAATAGATAAATTTGCCCAAATTTTTACACAAATGAAAGAAATTGCCCTTAATAAAATTCACCAGGATCTAAATGCTAAAATAGTTCCTTTTGCTGGTTATAATATGCCTGTCTCTTACGAAGGAGTAAACAGTGAACACGAGACCGTAAGAAAAGGAGTGGGAGTTTTTGATGTTTCGCACATGGGGGAATTTTTAATTACTGGCGAAAGTGCACTGGACCTCATTCAAAAAGTTTGCAGCAATGATGCTTCAAAACTTGTAGACGGCCAGGCGCAATATTCCTGTATGCCTAATGAAGAGGGTGGTATTGTAGATGACCTTATTGTTTACAGGATTAATTCTGAAAAATATTTATTGGTAGTTAACGCTTCAAATATCGAGAAAGACTGGAACTGGATTGCACAACATAACACCATGGATGCAACCATGCGAGATCTATCGGACGAGTTTTCTTTACTGGCCATTCAGGGTCCAAAAGCAGCGGAAGCGATGCAGTCTCTTACTGAAGTAAATCTTAAGGAGATGAAATTCTACACTTTTGAGGTTGCAGAATTTGCAGGAGTAAAGAATGTAATTATTTCTGCTACCGGATATACGGGTAGTGGTGGTTTTGAAATTTATTTCAAGAATGATGATGCAGAAGAAATTTGGAACCGCGTAATGGAAGCAGGAGCAGATTATGGAATAAAACCTATTGGATTAGCAGCAAGAGATACCCTGCGACTGGAGATGGGATATTGCCTTTACGGAAATGATATAGATGACACCACCTCCCCTCTTGAAGCAGGCCTGGGCTGGATCACCAAGTTCACGAAAGACTTCATCAATGCAGATAATTTGAAGAGAGAAAAAGAAGAAGGTCCTAAACGAAAACTTATAGCATTTGAGCTGGATGAGAGAGGTATTCCACGACACGGCTATGAAATAGTAGATAAGAATGGCAGGATTATTGGCGTAGTCACATCAGGCACTATGTCACCGTCACTGGATAAAGGAATAGGTTTAGGCTATGTTCCTTCAGAAATAGCTAAGAGTCAGGAAAAGATCTATATCCAAATAAGGAAAAAGGCTATTCCTGCAACCCAGGTGAAGTTGCCTTTTTATAAAGGATAATTCTATTGAAAAAAATATTGATCTTAGGAGCAAGCGGCTTTATAGGCAACGCCTTATATAAAGAGCTCTGCTCCTATTTTGATACTTACGGTACCTACTTTAATAATTCTTCTCCCTACAGCAACAACAAAAAATTTTTTGAATATGACCAGGAGACGGAAAACATCCAGATACTCCTGGAAAATTTACGGCCCACAGTTATAATTTCTGCAATTAGAGGGAATTTTGAGACGCAGGTTCAAACTCATCTTTCTATTATAGATTATATATTGAGAAATGACTGTAAATTAATTTTTATTTCTTCAGCGAACGTATTTGATGCCTTTACCAATTATCCTTCCTACGAATATGATAAAACATTATCTCAAAGTATTTATGGAAGGTTCAAAATAAAAATAGAAAATGCGCTTCTAAGGCTACCTAATGACAAGTATAATATCATTAGACTACCCATGGTTTTTGGAGCCAATTCTCCCAGGGTGGTAGAAATTAAAAATAAAATTGAATTTGGTGAAGCATTGGAAGTTTTTCCAAATGTTGTAGTAAATGCTACAGATATAATGAAAGTAACACAGCAAATTCATTATATCATTAACAGAAAAAAGCAGGGAGTTTTTCATTTGGGAAGCAATGATTTAACCCATCAACACGATCTTATTGTCGATATAGCTGAAACTTTGGGGTATAAGAATCCTTTGCTAAAA is part of the Antarcticibacterium sp. 1MA-6-2 genome and harbors:
- the hutH gene encoding histidine ammonia-lyase; amino-acid sequence: MEPYHYISSDVLDLHIIYNIIKENKKLELSEEARANIEKSRNYLDEKVKKNEKPIYGINTGFGSLCNVKISAENLTELQENLVMSHACGTGDLVAKPIIKLMLFLKIQSLSYGHSGIALQTVERLIEFYNRDILPVIYEQGSLGASGDLAPLAHLALPLIGKGEVYFEDKIVEGGEILKQFNWEPLKLRSKEGLALLNGTQFMSAHGVYALLKAYKLCYLADLVGAISIDAFDCNMSPFDELVHMVRPHRGQIKTAERLREFLAGSEIAVKEKETVQDPYSFRCIPQVHGATKDTLSFVRKTFKTEINSVSDNPNIFIDANKIISGGNFHGQSLALGLDFLAIAMAEIGNISERRIYQLVSGLRGLPTFLVENPGLNSGFMIPQYTAASIVSQNKLYANPSSTDSIVSSNGQEDHVSMGANGATKILKVLDNLSTILSIELFNASQALYFREPSRTSSILQKVIGDFRKRVPLIMEDQVMAVHIKNAKSFIDSFEIKEDLLFD
- a CDS encoding NAD(P)H-hydrate dehydratase encodes the protein MVTIYAPSCGYEILQTVLPEAMVITDTGERELENIQVEMQPSVICFGMGAGTSEKTLETYAKFLQKLKEPLVIDADGLNMLSKNKKLIDYVPKGSVLTPHPKELERLIGEWKDDFHKIKKAKEFSRKHELILVLKDAHTIIVSGDDLYVNNTGNPGMATAGAGDVLAGIITGLISQKYEPLIAAVFGTYLHGRAGDLAAASMGFESMVAGDLTRFLGEAYKDLFKNGN
- a CDS encoding NAD(P)H-hydrate epimerase, which encodes MKIFDVKHLAEADKVTIEKQGITSEQLMERAATKVYEEVHKRLNNNPLPIKIFCGIGNNGGDGLVLGRLLLKEGYNVKVYVVNFTNRRSPDFLLNYNRFQEISKKWPILLKGEDDFPEIAKGDFVIDAIFGIGLNKPAEDWVATLIRHINKSGAFILSIDMPSGLFSNKPPGKDDAIIYSNFTLTFQAPKLVFFLPGTAEYVGDFQVLDIGLDSEYLASAPAAAQLINKSEAVNLYKPRKQFSHKGDYGHSLIMGGSYGKIGSISLTATAALKAKCRNGNNLCSLLWL
- the gcvT gene encoding glycine cleavage system aminomethyltransferase GcvT, giving the protein MKEIALNKIHQDLNAKIVPFAGYNMPVSYEGVNSEHETVRKGVGVFDVSHMGEFLITGESALDLIQKVCSNDASKLVDGQAQYSCMPNEEGGIVDDLIVYRINSEKYLLVVNASNIEKDWNWIAQHNTMDATMRDLSDEFSLLAIQGPKAAEAMQSLTEVNLKEMKFYTFEVAEFAGVKNVIISATGYTGSGGFEIYFKNDDAEEIWNRVMEAGADYGIKPIGLAARDTLRLEMGYCLYGNDIDDTTSPLEAGLGWITKFTKDFINADNLKREKEEGPKRKLIAFELDERGIPRHGYEIVDKNGRIIGVVTSGTMSPSLDKGIGLGYVPSEIAKSQEKIYIQIRKKAIPATQVKLPFYKG
- a CDS encoding sugar nucleotide-binding protein; this translates as MKKILILGASGFIGNALYKELCSYFDTYGTYFNNSSPYSNNKKFFEYDQETENIQILLENLRPTVIISAIRGNFETQVQTHLSIIDYILRNDCKLIFISSANVFDAFTNYPSYEYDKTLSQSIYGRFKIKIENALLRLPNDKYNIIRLPMVFGANSPRVVEIKNKIEFGEALEVFPNVVVNATDIMKVTQQIHYIINRKKQGVFHLGSNDLTHQHDLIVDIAETLGYKNPLLKQVYDSNYDRFLAVLPKDNLLPKNLQVFIQDVVKASVII